One stretch of Leadbetterella byssophila DSM 17132 DNA includes these proteins:
- a CDS encoding universal stress protein, with the protein MKKIFVATDFSKGANNAAHYARILAQKSQSALTYVHIVTLPVVDPMVSAALLSTTIDELKADAEEELKNLVKEDKLQGLESEYIISFEDILETLKQHNEEGLVVVGKTGQRTFLDKLIGSTAQNLIHHVKQPLLVIPEDFTGDIFENLCYASKLEFDEAKEIAQALEWNKYGKKDMIIAHIIEEFPLDIQSNTQYIQEILKAFPERGFIIKQYATEVFKKGIFEFIEKEKVSMLFVTTKKRNMLESIIDPSATKGILPKANIPIMIFSHQD; encoded by the coding sequence ATGAAAAAGATCTTTGTAGCAACTGATTTCTCAAAAGGCGCCAATAATGCCGCTCATTATGCAAGAATATTAGCCCAAAAGAGCCAGTCAGCGCTTACTTACGTACATATCGTAACCTTGCCCGTAGTGGATCCCATGGTCAGTGCTGCCCTGCTGAGCACAACCATAGATGAATTAAAAGCAGATGCTGAAGAAGAACTGAAGAACTTAGTGAAAGAAGATAAACTTCAAGGTTTAGAATCAGAATACATCATCTCCTTTGAAGATATTCTTGAAACCCTGAAACAGCATAATGAAGAGGGTTTAGTAGTAGTAGGGAAAACGGGACAAAGAACCTTTTTGGATAAACTTATTGGCTCTACAGCACAAAATTTAATCCATCATGTAAAACAGCCCCTACTAGTGATCCCGGAAGATTTTACAGGGGATATCTTCGAAAATCTTTGCTACGCTTCCAAACTGGAATTTGACGAAGCCAAAGAAATAGCTCAGGCTTTAGAATGGAATAAATACGGAAAGAAGGACATGATCATTGCGCATATCATAGAGGAATTTCCACTAGACATACAATCTAATACCCAGTATATCCAGGAGATTCTTAAAGCCTTCCCTGAACGTGGTTTCATCATCAAGCAGTATGCCACTGAAGTATTCAAAAAAGGTATCTTCGAATTTATAGAAAAAGAAAAAGTCAGTATGCTCTTTGTTACCACCAAAAAAAGAAACATGCTGGAAAGTATTATTGACCCATCTGCCACGAAAGGTATACTTCCAAAAGCCAACATTCCCATCATGATCTTTAGCCATCAAGATTAG
- a CDS encoding ribonuclease domain-containing protein, giving the protein MNKQLKSLIFLVLALGLLYYFGFPKKESVPDYVLKVLEHVDNHGEAPEGYVGGRKFGNFEKRLPEKSGNKKIYYKEWDVHPKVAGKNRGPERLVTGNDNSAYYTPDHYETFTTIR; this is encoded by the coding sequence GTGAACAAGCAACTAAAGAGTTTAATCTTTCTGGTCCTAGCACTAGGCCTACTGTATTACTTTGGATTCCCCAAAAAGGAAAGCGTGCCTGACTATGTCCTGAAAGTACTAGAGCACGTGGACAATCATGGAGAAGCCCCCGAAGGTTATGTGGGTGGTCGAAAATTTGGTAACTTTGAAAAAAGACTACCGGAAAAATCCGGCAATAAAAAGATCTATTACAAGGAATGGGATGTACATCCCAAAGTCGCCGGTAAAAATCGAGGTCCGGAAAGATTAGTCACCGGAAACGATAACAGTGCTTACTACACCCCAGATCATTACGAAACCTTTACTACCATTAGATGA
- a CDS encoding barstar family protein — translation MKNLSVINPTEIPTDFDLIEMESPTTLREFYELIAKTLEFPDYFGFNLDSFDEMINDLSWMENEKLFLYFKNSENFLKNERNETKIQTLLDLLEATCEEWKWEEEEGKEILIGFSPSERMERLLSIEL, via the coding sequence ATGAAGAATCTAAGCGTCATAAATCCTACTGAAATCCCAACTGATTTCGACCTTATAGAAATGGAGTCTCCTACCACTCTAAGAGAGTTTTACGAGCTGATTGCCAAGACATTGGAGTTCCCTGACTACTTTGGATTTAATTTGGATTCATTTGATGAAATGATCAATGATTTATCCTGGATGGAGAATGAAAAACTCTTCCTCTACTTCAAGAATTCCGAGAACTTTTTAAAGAACGAAAGAAACGAGACGAAGATCCAAACCCTACTAGATTTGCTCGAAGCCACTTGTGAAGAATGGAAATGGGAAGAAGAAGAGGGCAAAGAAATCCTGATAGGCTTCTCTCCAAGTGAGCGCATGGAAAGACTTCTAAGTATAGAATTATAA
- a CDS encoding acetyl-CoA carboxylase biotin carboxyl carrier protein subunit, with protein MQNGNLKVIVDDQEFEFTPAQIEAIRGQDPEAVLLENVLYRGQTQKVSDRTYKTEADGLTYTVKIRNRWDEILDKLDMRKSGSQKQTQLKAPMPGLVLKISVQEGQEVSENESALILEAMKMENILKISQACVIKKIRVKEGEAVEKGQVLLELE; from the coding sequence ATGCAAAACGGAAACCTTAAAGTCATCGTTGATGATCAGGAGTTTGAATTCACTCCTGCACAAATAGAAGCCATACGGGGCCAGGATCCGGAGGCTGTACTACTAGAAAATGTCCTGTATAGAGGACAAACCCAGAAAGTGTCTGATCGGACCTATAAAACCGAAGCAGACGGACTCACGTATACCGTAAAAATCCGAAATCGTTGGGACGAAATTCTGGACAAGCTGGACATGCGAAAATCCGGAAGTCAGAAACAGACCCAGCTCAAAGCTCCCATGCCCGGTCTGGTCCTGAAAATCTCCGTACAGGAAGGTCAAGAAGTCAGTGAGAATGAATCAGCACTCATTCTGGAAGCCATGAAGATGGAAAACATCCTAAAGATTTCACAGGCTTGTGTAATCAAGAAAATCAGGGTGAAAGAAGGTGAAGCTGTAGAGAAAGGTCAGGTTTTACTGGAATTGGAATAA
- a CDS encoding methylmalonyl-CoA mutase family protein codes for MEWLQKVLSELPASPTFEVGNPLIDHTPTKALNIPKLQAHWLVSQWVDNKDEVLSSLQGGVQALSMKAETYSTLGDLDLSQKTIRIVGPSENLSPKGNLILCDEPRPQNFKGKWGIQGDHMVDLLIKAEKVVFQQKYGPVHFLLPAKENFYLNLAQMRTLRHLWAKIEEANQAQAGSCSFGVLLPCTGQDSYTEIIARTQMATSAICGGADWLEGEPIPGLEKEFARRLDRNIQHILRWEGHLGEVDDPASGSYFLEDLTIKMIEETWSTYLETYEKSLSSK; via the coding sequence ATGGAATGGTTACAAAAGGTCCTCAGCGAACTACCTGCCTCTCCTACTTTTGAGGTAGGAAATCCACTCATTGATCATACACCGACAAAAGCGCTGAATATACCCAAATTACAGGCACATTGGCTGGTATCCCAATGGGTAGATAATAAAGACGAAGTTCTTTCCAGCCTGCAGGGCGGTGTACAAGCCTTAAGTATGAAGGCTGAAACCTACTCCACTTTAGGCGATCTTGATCTCAGCCAAAAGACCATCCGAATCGTAGGCCCCAGCGAAAATCTTTCTCCAAAAGGAAATCTTATTCTCTGTGATGAACCTCGGCCCCAGAACTTCAAAGGCAAATGGGGCATACAGGGAGATCATATGGTAGACCTGCTCATTAAAGCAGAAAAAGTGGTTTTCCAGCAAAAATATGGTCCTGTACATTTCCTTTTACCAGCCAAAGAAAACTTCTACCTCAATCTGGCTCAAATGCGAACCCTAAGGCATCTTTGGGCAAAGATCGAAGAAGCAAATCAGGCTCAAGCTGGCTCTTGTTCATTCGGAGTACTCTTACCTTGTACTGGACAGGATTCCTATACTGAGATCATAGCACGCACCCAGATGGCCACTTCAGCCATTTGCGGCGGTGCCGACTGGCTAGAAGGGGAACCCATACCCGGACTGGAGAAGGAATTTGCCAGAAGATTAGATAGAAATATCCAACATATACTACGCTGGGAAGGACATCTCGGAGAAGTTGATGACCCCGCCTCTGGATCTTACTTTTTGGAAGATCTCACCATTAAAATGATTGAAGAAACTTGGTCAACATACCTTGAAACATATGAAAAAAGTCTTAGTAGCAAATAG